A DNA window from Amycolatopsis sp. DSM 110486 contains the following coding sequences:
- a CDS encoding ABC transporter permease, with protein sequence MTAVVDTGFSTESGSRGAERFRLFAQPIAVVVLVAVTLGWVFGTGLTATEKTTLNATSLLTALRDHVAMTLVVVVLVVLLAVPLGVMVTRRWARFLAPVFLAIANIGQAAPALGVLVLWFIVTGAVGGLWVAALPLAFYSLLPVLRNTMVGLQQVDPALIDAGRGIGMSSSAVLWRVEFPLAIPLILAGLRTSLVLAVGTATFGMFVNAGGFGLLIDTGYKLNLTKVLITGSVLAVALALLVDWLGAVAEQFFGPKGLR encoded by the coding sequence GTGACAGCCGTTGTCGACACTGGCTTTTCCACCGAATCCGGCTCCCGTGGTGCGGAACGCTTCCGCCTGTTCGCCCAGCCCATCGCCGTGGTCGTGCTGGTCGCGGTCACGCTCGGCTGGGTGTTCGGCACCGGCCTGACCGCCACCGAGAAGACGACACTCAACGCGACCTCGCTGCTGACCGCGTTGCGCGATCACGTCGCGATGACGCTGGTCGTGGTGGTGCTCGTGGTGCTTCTGGCCGTGCCGCTCGGGGTCATGGTCACGCGGCGGTGGGCGCGGTTCCTCGCGCCCGTCTTCCTCGCGATCGCCAACATCGGCCAGGCCGCACCCGCGCTGGGTGTGCTGGTGCTGTGGTTCATCGTCACCGGCGCGGTCGGCGGGCTGTGGGTCGCGGCGCTGCCGCTGGCGTTCTACTCGCTGCTGCCGGTGCTGCGGAACACGATGGTGGGCCTGCAGCAGGTGGACCCGGCGCTGATCGACGCCGGGCGCGGCATCGGGATGTCCTCGTCGGCCGTGCTGTGGCGCGTGGAGTTTCCGCTGGCCATCCCGCTGATCCTGGCCGGTCTGCGCACGTCGCTCGTGCTGGCCGTGGGTACGGCGACGTTCGGGATGTTCGTCAACGCCGGCGGTTTCGGCCTGCTGATCGACACCGGCTACAAGCTCAACCTCACGAAGGTGCTGATCACCGGCTCCGTGCTGGCCGTCGCGCTGGCGCTGCTGGTCGACTGGCTGGGCGCGGTGGCGGAACAGTTCTTCGGACCGAAGGGGCTGCGCTGA
- a CDS encoding TetR/AcrR family transcriptional regulator, with amino-acid sequence MSETQAETTPLRRKPVQQRSAKRVEQMLDASAQLIDELGYDALTTTLIAKRANVAVGSLYQFFPDKRAVVQALTQRNLERFVAAVNERLKELNPEHWWNIVDSVLDIYLRMHREVPGFSKVHFGDVIDVQLLDEERDNNSVIVDSLVDILRVQVDRPADELRFAIAIANETADALLKLAFRRDPQGDERIVAEAKHVVKGYLASKFGE; translated from the coding sequence GTGTCGGAGACCCAGGCGGAGACCACTCCGCTGCGGCGCAAGCCCGTGCAGCAGCGCAGCGCCAAGCGCGTCGAGCAGATGCTCGACGCCAGCGCTCAGCTCATCGACGAGCTCGGCTACGACGCGCTGACGACCACGCTGATCGCCAAACGCGCGAACGTCGCGGTGGGCTCGCTGTACCAGTTCTTCCCCGACAAGCGAGCCGTCGTCCAGGCGCTGACGCAGCGCAACCTCGAGCGCTTCGTGGCCGCCGTGAACGAACGGCTGAAGGAGCTCAACCCCGAGCACTGGTGGAACATCGTCGACTCCGTGCTCGACATCTACCTGCGGATGCACCGCGAGGTCCCGGGCTTCTCCAAGGTCCACTTCGGTGACGTCATCGACGTCCAGCTCCTCGACGAGGAGCGCGACAACAACTCCGTGATCGTCGACTCGCTGGTGGACATCCTGCGGGTGCAGGTCGACCGGCCGGCGGATGAGCTCCGGTTCGCCATCGCCATTGCCAACGAGACCGCGGACGCGCTGCTGAAGCTCGCGTTCCGGCGGGACCCGCAGGGCGACGAGCGGATCGTCGCGGAGGCGAAGCACGTGGTGAAGGGTTACCTGGCGAGCAAGTTCGGCGAGTGA
- a CDS encoding helix-turn-helix transcriptional regulator, whose product MDASAGDKVSGGSGGSPVPPDAWEQQEMRSALAAREISAVYRLLRKHGVSQRQIAAMTGQSQSEVSEILKGRQVMAYDVLTRIADGLGVPRGYMGLAYDETTAIRVVGSSDGRQAEEDESVKRRRFLAHAAQVTMGAAVFGSESGTWSAAPARTPAPGRIGTTDVRQVEAATRALRALDYQYGGGFCRDAVVAQLSWGQQMLESTATEVVKQRLFVALADLHSLAGWTSFDTGLMDSARGHFANALDLAKQGDSHPLVANVLYRMGRVYLHNDAPNDALKLFQLGQIAAQESGSELAVAVLCANEAWAYAMMGNEDQATKLLGRSKDEFARADLVNAESWVKFFNETDVYAMTGTVHTVLAQKNSEHTKYAIPALTRAVDSYTDDMARSKTFMLSALATNHLLDGDLDHGAKVGGKALDYAESIKSERIKDRLRPLQVEAERRRNNGDARDLADRLKIFYAA is encoded by the coding sequence ATGGACGCCAGTGCTGGCGACAAGGTTTCCGGTGGTTCCGGCGGCAGCCCGGTTCCGCCCGATGCCTGGGAACAGCAGGAAATGCGCTCTGCGCTGGCGGCCCGGGAGATCAGCGCGGTGTATCGCCTGTTGCGCAAGCACGGTGTCTCGCAGCGCCAGATCGCCGCGATGACCGGCCAGTCGCAGTCCGAGGTGTCGGAGATCCTCAAGGGACGCCAGGTCATGGCGTACGACGTGCTCACGAGAATCGCCGACGGCCTGGGTGTCCCCCGTGGATACATGGGTCTCGCGTACGACGAGACCACGGCGATACGGGTCGTCGGTTCGTCCGACGGCCGGCAGGCTGAGGAGGACGAGTCCGTGAAGCGACGGAGGTTCCTCGCGCACGCCGCCCAGGTCACGATGGGTGCGGCGGTGTTCGGTTCGGAATCCGGGACGTGGTCGGCGGCGCCGGCGCGCACGCCCGCTCCCGGGCGCATCGGGACGACCGACGTCCGCCAGGTCGAGGCGGCGACGAGGGCGCTGCGCGCGCTCGACTACCAGTACGGCGGCGGGTTCTGCCGCGACGCCGTGGTGGCGCAGCTGTCCTGGGGCCAGCAGATGCTCGAGTCCACCGCGACCGAGGTGGTGAAGCAGCGCCTGTTCGTGGCGCTCGCCGACCTGCACAGCCTCGCCGGCTGGACCTCGTTCGACACCGGCCTGATGGACTCCGCCCGCGGTCACTTCGCCAACGCGCTGGACCTGGCCAAACAGGGTGACAGCCACCCGCTCGTCGCCAACGTCCTCTACCGCATGGGCCGTGTCTACCTGCACAACGACGCCCCGAACGACGCGCTGAAGCTCTTCCAGCTCGGCCAGATCGCCGCGCAGGAGTCGGGTTCCGAGCTCGCCGTCGCGGTGCTCTGCGCCAACGAGGCCTGGGCCTACGCGATGATGGGCAACGAGGACCAGGCCACCAAGCTGCTCGGCCGCAGCAAGGACGAGTTCGCGCGCGCCGACCTCGTCAACGCCGAGTCGTGGGTGAAGTTCTTCAACGAGACCGACGTCTACGCGATGACCGGCACCGTGCACACCGTGCTGGCGCAGAAGAACTCCGAGCACACCAAGTACGCGATTCCCGCCCTGACCAGGGCCGTCGACTCCTACACCGACGACATGGCGCGCAGCAAGACGTTCATGCTCAGCGCGCTGGCCACCAACCACCTGCTCGACGGCGACCTCGACCACGGCGCCAAGGTGGGCGGCAAGGCCCTCGACTACGCCGAGAGCATCAAGTCGGAGCGCATCAAGGACCGCCTGCGCCCGCTGCAGGTGGAGGCCGAGCGTCGACGCAACAACGGTGACGCCCGTGACCTCGCCGACCGGCTCAAGATCTTCTACGCCGCCTGA
- a CDS encoding phosphotransferase family protein: MTSPTGSRSSTPPEAGGRFTPAKLRGALADTCAQLGLDPAGARLLRFTNNAVYALATAPVVVRIVGSTRLRHRVGTVVRVAEHFARHGIPAIRLIEGVEQPLHVGRHLVTVWHEVRSVGPAPTPADLAGLLRRVHALPPPAGLAEWAPFDAVRARVSDAEELADDDRRFLLDRCAEVEAQLAELDFPLARGFVHGDAYPGNVIPGAGGPVLCDFDSSCVGPPEWDLTPLAVGRERFGDPPGRYQEFARAYGFDVTAWSGFAVLRAVRELKLTTSVLPILRSHPQVRAELRRRLDDLRHGRTAAGWSRYR; the protein is encoded by the coding sequence GTGACCTCGCCGACCGGCTCAAGATCTTCTACGCCGCCTGAGGCAGGCGGCCGGTTCACGCCCGCGAAGCTACGGGGGGCGCTGGCCGACACCTGCGCCCAGCTGGGCCTGGATCCGGCCGGCGCGCGGCTGCTGCGCTTCACCAACAACGCCGTGTACGCACTGGCTACGGCCCCCGTCGTGGTGCGGATCGTCGGCTCCACGCGGCTGCGCCACCGGGTCGGCACGGTCGTGCGGGTCGCCGAGCATTTCGCCCGCCACGGCATCCCCGCGATCCGGCTGATCGAAGGCGTCGAGCAGCCGCTGCACGTCGGGCGGCACCTGGTCACCGTGTGGCACGAGGTGCGGTCCGTCGGGCCGGCGCCGACCCCCGCCGACCTGGCCGGGCTGTTGCGCCGCGTCCACGCGTTGCCGCCACCTGCAGGCCTCGCCGAGTGGGCGCCGTTCGACGCGGTGCGCGCCCGCGTGTCCGACGCCGAGGAGCTCGCCGACGACGACCGGCGGTTCCTGCTGGATCGCTGCGCGGAGGTCGAGGCGCAGCTGGCGGAGCTGGACTTCCCGCTGGCCAGGGGCTTCGTCCACGGCGACGCGTACCCGGGCAACGTGATCCCCGGCGCGGGTGGCCCGGTGCTGTGCGACTTCGACTCCTCCTGCGTCGGCCCGCCCGAGTGGGACCTCACGCCGCTTGCCGTCGGCCGTGAGCGGTTCGGGGACCCGCCGGGCCGCTACCAGGAGTTTGCCCGCGCGTACGGCTTCGACGTCACGGCCTGGTCCGGCTTCGCCGTGCTGCGGGCCGTACGCGAGCTGAAGCTCACCACCAGTGTGCTGCCGATCCTGCGCAGCCACCCGCAGGTGCGCGCCGAGCTGCGCCGCCGTCTCGACGACCTCCGCCACGGCCGCACAGCCGCCGGCTGGTCGCGCTACCGCTGA
- a CDS encoding ABC transporter permease — MNLFEYISDRWDRLWLQAYLHTSMVVQCTILAAVLGVAIGIAVYRSPIGSAVATALASTILTVPSFALLGLLIPLSGLGSTTAVIALVLYGLLPIVRNTIVGLAGVDPAVTDAARGIGMGRFSVLTRVELRLAWPAILTGMRVATQMLMGIAVIAAYAKGPGLGSEVFSGLTNAGSANSLNQALTGTVGVVILALVLDAIYVLIKRLTVPRGLRG, encoded by the coding sequence ATGAACCTCTTCGAGTACATCTCGGACCGGTGGGACCGGCTGTGGCTGCAGGCGTACCTGCACACGAGCATGGTCGTGCAGTGCACGATCCTCGCCGCCGTACTGGGTGTCGCGATCGGCATCGCGGTGTACCGCAGTCCCATCGGCTCGGCTGTCGCCACGGCGCTGGCCAGCACGATCCTGACCGTTCCCTCCTTCGCTCTCCTCGGGCTGCTGATCCCGCTCTCGGGCCTCGGCTCCACCACCGCGGTCATCGCGCTGGTGCTCTACGGCCTGCTCCCGATCGTGCGGAACACGATCGTGGGCCTCGCCGGCGTCGATCCGGCGGTGACCGACGCGGCGCGCGGCATCGGGATGGGCCGGTTCTCCGTGCTCACCCGCGTCGAACTGCGGCTGGCGTGGCCCGCGATCCTCACCGGCATGCGCGTCGCGACGCAGATGCTGATGGGCATCGCGGTGATCGCGGCCTACGCGAAGGGCCCCGGCCTGGGTTCCGAGGTCTTCTCGGGCCTCACCAACGCGGGGAGCGCCAACTCGCTCAACCAGGCCCTCACGGGCACCGTCGGCGTCGTGATCCTCGCGCTCGTGCTCGACGCCATCTACGTCCTGATCAAGCGATTGACCGTACCGAGGGGGCTCCGTGGCTGA
- a CDS encoding YcnI family protein: MSHHVFKRAGVLAATVGITGLLGAGIASAHVTANVYGDQPAKGGYGAIFFRVPNEDAKLGTIKLEVDIKPEYGIGSVRTKPIPGWSAQVTESPLPQPVTTASGTKITEAVTKVVWTAQPGTKIGQNEFEEFQISAGPLPANVDQLEFPAIQTYEGGKVVSWNQPTPAGGEEPEHPAPTVKLAAEAEGGDHASMTASTTNAEAATPASDTTARWLGGAGLVVGALGLGIGGGAVLRSRRTGNTGGSK, translated from the coding sequence GTGTCCCATCACGTCTTCAAGCGCGCCGGTGTCCTCGCCGCCACCGTCGGCATCACCGGCCTGCTCGGCGCCGGCATCGCGTCGGCCCACGTCACCGCCAACGTCTACGGCGACCAGCCGGCCAAGGGCGGCTACGGTGCGATCTTCTTCCGCGTTCCCAACGAGGACGCGAAGCTCGGCACCATCAAGCTCGAGGTGGACATCAAGCCGGAGTACGGCATCGGCAGCGTGCGCACCAAGCCCATCCCCGGCTGGAGCGCGCAGGTCACCGAGTCGCCGCTCCCGCAGCCGGTGACCACCGCGTCGGGCACGAAGATCACCGAGGCCGTGACCAAGGTGGTCTGGACCGCGCAGCCCGGCACCAAGATCGGGCAGAACGAGTTCGAGGAGTTCCAGATCAGCGCCGGGCCGCTGCCCGCGAACGTCGACCAGCTCGAGTTCCCCGCCATCCAGACGTACGAGGGTGGCAAGGTGGTGTCGTGGAACCAGCCGACGCCCGCCGGCGGCGAGGAGCCGGAGCACCCGGCGCCGACCGTCAAGCTCGCCGCCGAGGCTGAGGGCGGCGACCACGCGAGCATGACGGCCTCCACCACCAACGCCGAAGCGGCGACGCCGGCTTCGGACACCACGGCGCGCTGGCTCGGCGGGGCCGGCCTCGTCGTGGGCGCGCTCGGGCTCGGCATCGGCGGCGGCGCGGTCCTGCGCTCCCGCCGCACCGGCAACACCGGAGGAAGCAAGTAA
- a CDS encoding copper resistance D family protein — MTRAETTSTVRWSTLICVVTAGLLGALIGVALTAAAPVPGVVEPSEVVSAAIPIVRVLMDLAAVATIGLGLLSVMVGYDRPKLTEPIMRRARPAAVAAALIWSASSVVALILQTAEYKPGKDTLTAGDIGAYIAEVGAGKALVIVAVLALLHAGLGFLALRQGEKVPAEVRVGVGMFALLPLPVTGHASNSSWHDYTMISMELHVMSAVAWCGGLGAMIVLLATNRTLLAHALPRFSKLATLCLAVSAVTGVFNGAVEILANPTISFWAGVFTTPYGQLVLLKIVCTGAIALLAANLRWRLMPQIVRHNRTAIASWATLELTVMGLAFGFAVVLTRAPVAVS; from the coding sequence GTGACACGAGCCGAGACCACCTCGACGGTCCGCTGGTCCACGCTGATCTGCGTGGTCACGGCGGGCCTGCTGGGCGCGCTGATCGGCGTCGCGCTCACGGCGGCCGCGCCCGTGCCGGGTGTGGTGGAGCCCAGCGAGGTGGTCTCGGCCGCCATCCCGATCGTGCGCGTGCTGATGGACCTGGCCGCGGTCGCCACGATCGGGCTGGGCCTGCTTTCGGTGATGGTCGGCTACGACCGGCCGAAGCTCACCGAGCCGATCATGCGGCGGGCGCGCCCGGCGGCCGTCGCCGCCGCGCTGATCTGGTCGGCAAGCTCGGTGGTCGCCCTGATCCTGCAGACGGCGGAGTACAAGCCGGGCAAGGACACGCTGACCGCGGGCGACATCGGCGCGTACATCGCCGAAGTCGGCGCGGGCAAGGCGCTCGTGATCGTCGCGGTGCTGGCGCTGCTGCACGCGGGGCTCGGGTTCCTCGCGCTGCGCCAGGGCGAGAAGGTGCCGGCCGAGGTGCGCGTGGGCGTCGGCATGTTCGCGCTCCTGCCGCTGCCGGTGACCGGCCACGCGTCGAACTCGTCATGGCACGACTACACAATGATCTCGATGGAGCTGCACGTGATGAGCGCCGTCGCCTGGTGCGGTGGCCTCGGCGCGATGATCGTGCTGCTCGCGACGAACCGCACGCTGTTGGCCCACGCGCTGCCACGGTTCTCCAAGCTGGCGACGCTGTGCCTGGCCGTCTCCGCGGTGACCGGCGTGTTCAACGGCGCCGTCGAGATCCTGGCCAACCCCACCATCAGCTTCTGGGCGGGCGTGTTCACCACCCCGTACGGGCAGCTGGTGCTGCTGAAGATCGTGTGCACCGGGGCGATCGCCCTGCTCGCCGCCAACCTGCGCTGGCGGCTGATGCCGCAGATCGTGCGCCACAACCGCACGGCGATCGCGTCGTGGGCGACGCTCGAGCTCACGGTGATGGGGCTGGCGTTCGGCTTCGCGGTCGTGCTGACGCGGGCGCCGGTCGCCGTTTCCTGA
- a CDS encoding MFS transporter, with protein MSDTTTNRLPEALAEPLTRVRRGWMSLLFFANIAMWLGIYAPIQVLLPQQAELLDAANKETVFGVVTGVGAAVALVANPLVGLLSDRTVSRFGRRHPWTVLGAVLGAAGLLVLAGAPNVVVMTIGWCLVQAGLNGMLGATLICGVADRVPVGQRAQVGGLIGIAQMLGTVLGAVVVVVMLDVAGLPLGYAVCAVIVLGGAGAFVFRTPDARLPLEFRSSMRFRRFLKDLWVSPRKHPDFAWAWGCHFMINLGNAFGTLFLLFFLKDSVHYADPEDGLLIMMGLYGVALVIGAVLAGHFSDKSGRRKPYVLASSAVMAIAALLLVLWQTWPAALIASPLLGIGFGVYMAVALAMLTQVLPVAQNRAKDLGVVNIAGSLPQVVAPLLTTLILKFLGGYPALFGAAALATVLAGVLVTRVKAVR; from the coding sequence ATGAGTGACACGACCACCAACCGGCTTCCGGAAGCGCTCGCCGAACCGCTCACACGGGTGCGGCGGGGCTGGATGAGCCTGCTGTTCTTCGCGAACATCGCGATGTGGCTCGGCATCTACGCGCCGATCCAGGTCCTCCTGCCGCAGCAGGCCGAGCTGCTCGACGCCGCGAACAAGGAGACCGTGTTCGGCGTGGTCACGGGCGTCGGCGCGGCGGTGGCGCTCGTCGCGAACCCGCTGGTCGGCCTCTTGTCCGACCGCACGGTCTCGCGCTTCGGCCGCCGCCACCCGTGGACCGTCCTGGGTGCGGTCCTCGGCGCGGCCGGGCTGCTGGTGCTGGCCGGGGCACCCAACGTCGTCGTGATGACCATCGGCTGGTGCCTGGTGCAGGCCGGGCTCAACGGCATGCTCGGCGCCACGCTCATCTGCGGCGTCGCCGATCGCGTGCCGGTCGGTCAGCGTGCGCAGGTCGGTGGCCTGATCGGCATCGCGCAGATGCTCGGCACGGTGCTCGGCGCCGTGGTGGTCGTGGTGATGCTCGACGTGGCGGGCCTGCCGCTGGGGTACGCGGTGTGCGCGGTGATCGTGCTCGGCGGGGCCGGCGCGTTCGTGTTCCGCACGCCCGACGCGCGCCTGCCCCTGGAGTTCCGGTCCAGCATGCGGTTCCGGCGGTTCCTCAAGGACCTCTGGGTGTCGCCGCGCAAGCATCCGGACTTCGCGTGGGCCTGGGGCTGTCACTTCATGATCAACCTTGGCAACGCGTTCGGCACGCTTTTCCTGCTGTTCTTCCTCAAGGACTCAGTGCACTACGCCGACCCGGAAGACGGCCTGCTGATCATGATGGGCCTCTACGGTGTGGCGCTGGTGATCGGCGCCGTGCTGGCCGGGCACTTCTCCGACAAGTCGGGCCGCCGCAAGCCGTACGTCCTGGCGTCCTCGGCCGTGATGGCGATCGCCGCGCTGCTGCTGGTGCTGTGGCAGACGTGGCCGGCGGCACTGATCGCATCGCCATTGCTGGGCATCGGGTTCGGCGTGTACATGGCCGTGGCGCTGGCGATGCTCACGCAGGTGCTGCCGGTCGCGCAGAACCGGGCGAAGGACCTCGGCGTGGTGAACATCGCCGGTTCGCTACCTCAGGTCGTGGCACCGTTGCTGACGACGCTGATCCTCAAGTTCCTCGGCGGCTACCCGGCACTTTTCGGGGCGGCGGCACTGGCGACGGTCCTCGCGGGTGTGCTCGTCACGCGAGTGAAAGCCGTCCGGTGA
- a CDS encoding GH1 family beta-glucosidase, producing the protein MDYPTFPPEFLWGVSTSAFQIEGATAEAGRGPSIWDTFTATDGKIARGEDAKVAADHYHRYSEDIALMAELGVGAYRMSIAWPRIQPTGTGKPNAEGLAFYDKLIDDVCAAGIAPAVTLYHWDTPQALEDDGGWLNRDTAHHFAEYAAILGERFADRVKLWIPLNEPMVMSIYGYGIGEYAPGQFLLLDALPTAHHQNLAHGLATQALRAAGAESIGTANNHSPIWPADEDEETEAAKTWLDALLNRTFADPVLLGTYPEQIHPHLPDGFEKDLPTIHQSLDFYGVNYYEPQGVAAPGEGNPLPFELRPVEGYPVTTNDSPIVPQGLRELLVSFQDRYREHLPPVYITENGCSFADAPDEHGQVHDPERIDFLDGHLQAVREAMNAGVDVRGYFVWSLLDNFEWSKGYAPRFGLVHVDYETQRRTPKDSFAWYRKLVRHE; encoded by the coding sequence GTGGACTATCCGACCTTCCCGCCCGAATTCCTGTGGGGTGTCTCGACCTCGGCGTTCCAGATCGAAGGCGCCACGGCCGAAGCCGGCCGCGGACCGTCCATCTGGGACACCTTCACCGCGACCGACGGCAAGATCGCCCGCGGTGAGGACGCCAAGGTAGCGGCGGACCACTACCACCGCTACTCCGAAGACATCGCCCTGATGGCGGAACTCGGTGTGGGTGCCTACCGGATGTCCATCGCCTGGCCGCGCATCCAGCCGACCGGCACCGGCAAGCCGAACGCCGAAGGTCTCGCCTTCTACGACAAGCTCATCGACGACGTGTGCGCCGCCGGCATCGCGCCCGCCGTCACGCTGTACCACTGGGACACACCCCAAGCGCTCGAAGACGACGGCGGCTGGCTCAACCGCGACACTGCGCACCACTTCGCCGAGTACGCCGCCATCCTCGGCGAGCGCTTCGCCGACCGGGTGAAGCTGTGGATCCCGCTCAACGAGCCGATGGTCATGTCGATCTACGGCTACGGCATCGGCGAGTACGCGCCCGGCCAGTTCCTCCTGCTCGACGCGCTCCCGACGGCCCACCACCAGAACCTCGCCCACGGTCTCGCCACCCAGGCGCTGCGGGCCGCGGGCGCCGAGAGCATCGGCACGGCCAACAACCACTCACCCATCTGGCCCGCCGACGAAGACGAGGAGACCGAAGCCGCCAAAACCTGGCTCGACGCCCTCCTCAACCGCACCTTTGCCGATCCGGTCCTGCTCGGCACCTACCCCGAGCAGATCCACCCGCACCTGCCCGACGGCTTTGAAAAAGACCTGCCCACCATCCACCAGTCGCTCGACTTCTACGGCGTCAACTACTACGAGCCCCAAGGCGTCGCGGCACCCGGCGAGGGGAATCCCCTTCCGTTCGAGCTGCGCCCGGTCGAGGGTTACCCGGTGACCACCAACGACTCGCCGATCGTGCCCCAGGGCCTGCGCGAGTTGCTGGTGTCGTTCCAGGACCGCTACCGCGAGCACCTCCCACCCGTGTACATCACGGAAAACGGTTGCAGCTTCGCCGACGCACCCGATGAACACGGCCAGGTCCACGACCCTGAACGCATCGACTTCCTCGACGGCCACCTCCAGGCCGTGCGCGAGGCGATGAACGCCGGCGTCGATGTGCGCGGCTATTTCGTCTGGTCCCTGCTCGACAACTTCGAATGGTCGAAGGGCTACGCACCCCGCTTCGGGCTCGTGCACGTGGACTACGAGACTCAGCGCCGCACACCGAAGGACTCCTTCGCCTGGTACCGAAAGCTGGTCCGCCATGAGTGA
- a CDS encoding ABC transporter ATP-binding protein yields the protein MAEHVSDDHVSGAEIELEHVTKRYPGTRAPAVDDFSMIVPAGKIVVLVGPSGCGKTTTMRMINRLIEPTSGRITIGGEDALKLDVDTLRRRIGYAIQQAGLFPHFTVAQNIGVVPGLLGWDKKRVTARVEEMMDLVGLDPADFRDRFPRQLSGGQQQRVGVARALAADPPVLLMDEPFGAVDPITRGNLQDELLRLQTELKKTIVFVTHDFDEAVKLGDKIAVLGNESKILQYDTPDAILANPADDTVAGFVGAGASLKQLTLLRVRDVELQQNVLTTGVDEAPADVAKRLDEQSRQFVLVLDARRRPVRWVHRRELAAATSLATAGKPLRDIVSLQSTLQDALEAMLAEGGGVPVTGPRGEFAGMIELDTVINTIQQLRDDHADDHETVGGVSQ from the coding sequence GTGGCTGAGCACGTTTCCGACGACCATGTCTCCGGCGCCGAGATCGAGCTGGAACACGTCACCAAGCGCTACCCGGGCACGCGCGCACCCGCCGTCGACGACTTCTCCATGATCGTGCCGGCGGGCAAGATCGTGGTCCTGGTCGGCCCGTCCGGCTGTGGCAAGACCACGACGATGCGGATGATCAATCGCCTGATCGAGCCGACGTCCGGGCGCATCACCATCGGCGGTGAAGACGCGCTGAAGCTCGACGTCGACACCCTGCGCCGCCGCATCGGCTACGCGATCCAGCAGGCCGGGCTGTTCCCGCACTTCACGGTGGCGCAGAACATCGGCGTGGTGCCGGGGCTGCTCGGCTGGGACAAGAAGAGGGTGACCGCCCGCGTCGAGGAGATGATGGACCTCGTCGGGCTCGACCCGGCCGACTTCCGCGACCGCTTCCCGCGCCAGCTCTCCGGTGGTCAGCAGCAGCGCGTCGGCGTGGCCCGCGCGCTCGCGGCCGACCCGCCGGTGCTGCTGATGGACGAGCCGTTCGGCGCGGTGGACCCCATCACGCGCGGCAACCTGCAGGACGAACTGCTGCGGCTGCAGACCGAACTCAAGAAGACGATCGTGTTCGTCACGCACGACTTCGACGAGGCTGTGAAGCTCGGCGACAAGATCGCGGTCCTCGGCAACGAGTCGAAGATCCTGCAGTACGACACCCCGGACGCGATTCTCGCCAACCCGGCCGACGACACCGTCGCCGGTTTCGTCGGTGCCGGCGCTTCGCTCAAGCAGCTGACCTTGCTGCGCGTACGCGACGTCGAGCTCCAGCAGAATGTGCTCACCACCGGCGTCGACGAGGCGCCGGCGGATGTCGCCAAGCGACTCGATGAGCAGAGCAGGCAGTTCGTCCTCGTGCTCGACGCCCGCCGCCGCCCGGTGCGCTGGGTGCACCGGCGTGAGCTTGCCGCAGCGACCTCGCTGGCCACCGCGGGCAAGCCGTTGCGCGACATCGTGAGTCTGCAGTCGACGCTGCAGGACGCGCTGGAGGCCATGCTCGCCGAGGGCGGCGGCGTGCCCGTCACCGGTCCGCGCGGCGAGTTCGCCGGCATGATCGAGCTGGACACCGTGATCAACACGATCCAGCAGCTGCGCGACGACCACGCCGACGACCACGAGACGGTCGGAGGTGTTTCGCAGTGA
- a CDS encoding copper resistance CopC family protein, translating into MRKALLALAITGVALLGTATPALAHNVLISSDPADSASLATGPAKVTLTFDQYVQNADVNQIAVTGPDGNQWAEGPVTVENNVISAPLRPLGPAGKYTVGYRILSADGHPVSGEIPFTLTKAGTGTPAKVDAAKASGAPAAGASATSSPSDSTGIPIWVWIAGAVVLLAIGLTVALRTGREPSQDKTKQ; encoded by the coding sequence ATGCGGAAAGCGCTCCTCGCGCTGGCGATCACCGGGGTGGCCCTGCTGGGCACGGCCACCCCGGCGCTGGCGCACAACGTGCTGATCAGCTCCGACCCGGCCGACAGCGCGTCGCTGGCCACCGGTCCGGCGAAGGTCACGCTCACGTTCGACCAGTACGTGCAGAACGCCGACGTGAACCAGATCGCGGTGACCGGACCCGACGGGAACCAGTGGGCCGAAGGCCCGGTGACCGTGGAGAACAACGTGATCAGCGCACCGCTGCGGCCACTCGGCCCGGCGGGCAAGTACACGGTCGGCTACCGGATCCTGTCGGCCGACGGGCACCCGGTGTCGGGCGAGATCCCGTTCACGCTGACCAAGGCGGGCACCGGTACACCGGCGAAGGTCGACGCGGCCAAGGCGTCCGGGGCACCGGCCGCCGGCGCGTCGGCGACGTCTTCGCCCTCCGACTCGACGGGCATTCCCATCTGGGTCTGGATCGCCGGCGCCGTGGTCCTGCTCGCGATCGGGCTCACCGTGGCGCTGCGCACCGGGCGTGAGCCAAGCCAGGACAAGACGAAGCAGTGA